The Gordonia westfalica genomic sequence AGGGCCTCCGATCCCGAAATGGGAGGTAGTTCAATGCCTGGACCTGCTCCGAAGCACCCGTCTGTGCGTGCTCGCCGCAACAACCCGAAGAAGGACTTCCGGTCTCTGCGTCTGAGGGGCGTGAGGGCGCTACGCCTGAGTGGCCTCTGCTTCCGGATGTGAATGCGTCGGCGATGCTCGAGGTTGCTCGCGATCGTGTCGCGTCACTCCAGGTGGAGTTGGAGGTGAGGACGATGGTCGCGCGAAGGGCCGGCTGCGGCGCGATCTGAACAAGAATGAACTGCTGGTGGCCCAGTTGCAGTTGCAGATTGAGCAGGCCACTGATGCAGAGAAGGCGTTGTGGCGGATCTGTGGTCGACGCCTCAGGCGGTGATCTGGGAAGAGTCCCATACGCATCGTGAGGTTGCGCAATATGTGCGGTGGAAGGTTCGTGCCGAGCAGGGCGACCTGAAGGCTGCTGCGGAGGCGCGGCAGTTGTCTGACCGTCTCGGGTTTGAATCCGCTGGCGCTGATGCGTCTGCGGGCCGAGGTTGAGCATGTCGACGAGGTGGAGAACCGTGGCAAGCGCCGGCGGGAAACGTCGGTGCCGCAGCGGAAGAATCCTCCGAAGGATGATCCGCGCTCGAGTCTCTACGCCGTGTGACCCGTGCTGCTGGTCGTTCCGGGTCCAGACCCGGAACCCTGGCCAACCCTGGGGCCGCAGATATGCGATCTGATCGAGGATCGTGCGATCTATGGCCCGGGTTCGTTGCAGGGGGAGCCGTACGAGATTGACCCGGAGTTTCGGGCGTTCATCCATCGTGCTTTCGAGGTGTTCCCGAAAGGTCATCCTTGGGAGGGACGTCGTCGGTTCAAACGGGTTGGACTGTCAGTCCGCAAGGGGTTGGCGAAGACAGAGAAGCAGGCGCTCCTAGCGTTCTGTGAGCTTCATCCGGAGGGGCCGACCCGGTTTGACGGGTGGGATGCCTCGGGAATCCGGTGGGTAGGCCGGTGAACTCGCCGTACATTCCGATGTTGGCGGTGTCGGTGGAGCAGGTTGAGGAACTTGCTTACGGCGCTTTGAAGTACATCGTCGAAGAAGGCCCTGATGCGGACCTGTTCGATTCGACGTTGGATCGGATTGTGCGGCTGAATGATCACGGTCGTGCTGACGGCAAAGCGGTCGCATTGTCGAACAACCCAGGGTCTCGTGACGGCGCTCGTACGACGATGAACTGTTTCGATGAGCCGCACCGGCTGTATTTGCCGCGGCAGTTGAAGGCGCACCAGACGATGGATGCGAACCTGCCGAAACGTCCGCTGGATGATCCGTGGTCGTTGTATGTGGGGACTGCCGGTCAACCCGGTCAGGGTTCGGTGGCTGAAGAGATTCACATCGAGGCCACGCAGATCGCTGAAGGCAAAATTCAGCGTCCGGACTTGTTCTATCTGTATCGCACGGATGACGATCCCGAACGGGATCTGTCGGATAAGGACGAGCGGATTCGGGCGATCGCTGAGGCGACCGGCCCGATCGGCGAGTTCGGTCCGGGCCAGTTCGACGAGATCGCTTCGAAGTGGGATCGCCCTGGCGCCGATGGGCCGTATCTCGAGCGGGTGTGGTTGAACCGGTGGAAACGTCAGGGCGACCAGGCGTTTGACATGAAGAAGATCAAACCGGGTTTGTGCCGCTCAGGGGAGCGCATCCCTAAGGGCGGGTTCATCACTCTCGGTTTCGATGGCGCCCGGTTCCGTGACGCTACCGCGTTGGTGGCGACGAGCATCGACACCGGGTTGCAGGAGTTGCTGGGGTTGTGGGAACGCCCCGACGATGACGACCTAGAAGACGACGGTTGGGAAGTCAACGAAGCTGAGGTGACCGCCGCCGTCGAGGACGCCATGACCCGGTATGCGGTGTGGAAGATGTACGCCGACCCCCCACACTGGACCGAAACGGTCGGCTCGTGGGCTGCGAAATGGCCTGACCGGGTGGAGGAGTGGTGGACCGCCCGAGTGAAGCCGATGGCGTACACGCTGCGCGAGTATCGGGAAGCCATCGACTCGGGGTCGATCACATTCGGTGGCGAACACAGCCACGAGGACTTTGTCAGGCACCTCGGAAACGCGGGCCGCAAGGAACTGAAGATCGTGGACGACGAGGGGAAACCCTTGGATGTCCTCCAGAAGCAAGATGGTCGGGCTGACCTCAAGTTTGATGCCGCGATGGCGTCGGTGCTGTCGTGGAAAGCCTGTCTGGACGCACGCAAGTCAGGGGCTCGACCGCCAAGGCCGGTCGGAATGCCACGTCGCATCTACTGAGAGGGGTGGTGCATGATTCCGGTGACGCCGGCCGAATGGCTCCCCGTCCTCACAGCCCGTTTGGATGCTGCGCAGCCGCGAATCAGTCTGCTGCGTCGCTACGTTGACGGCGACGCCCCGCTCCCTGAGATGGGTAAGAATGTGCGGGCGTCGTGGCAGCGTTTTCAGCGGCAGTCGCGCGTCAACCTGGCGACGAAGATCTCGTCATCCTTGGCGGAGCGGCTGATCCCCAACGGTATTGATGTTGGCTCCAACACCGACAGTGATGTGGTGGCTGCGGCGCAAAGGATCTGGCGCGATAACCGCATCAAAGGTGTGGTCGCTAAGGAAGCCACCCATCACATGCTGAATTACGCCACCAGCTACATGACTGCATGGGTCGGGGACAATGGGCACGCCGTCATCACGGCGGACTCACCGGAAATGATGTACGCGGCGACTGACCCGTTGCAGCCGTGGAAGGCGCGCGCCGCGATCCGTTGGTGGCGTGACTCGGATGCGGAAACAGACTTTGCGATCGTGTGGTGTCAGATCGGCTGGCAGCTGTTCAGCCGTTCGGTGTGGGTAAACCCTGCGAGGTGGTGGAGCGGCGCATCCGCAACAACCGTGCCAGTTCGGATCAGTGGGATGCGGCGACAGAGTTCGTCATCACCGGCGAGGGGCCGCCGGTGGTGGTGTTGAACAACCCGCTCGGAATGGGTGAGTTCGAACCCCATCTCGACACCATCACCCGCATCAACGCGGGAATCCTCGAGCGTCGTGTGACATCAGCGATGCAGGCGTGGCGTCAGCGCGCCCTCACGGGAGGTCTGCCACAGAAGGACGCCGAAGGCAACGACATCGATTGGGCGTCGGTGTTCGAGCCGGCGCCTGGTGCGTTGTGGGACATCCCTGCTGGTATCGAGTTGTGGGAGTCCGATGCCACCGATATTAGGCCTCTTCTGGAGGGTGTGAAGGATGACTTGCGGGAGCTGTCGGAGATGTCGGCCACCCCGTTCCCCGCGCTGCTTCCGGGTTCTCAGAATCAGTCGGCTACCGGCTCTGCTGCGATGAAGGAAGCGTTGATCCTGAAGGCGCGTGACCGACTTGACGTGGTTGATACGGGCTTGTCGGCGATCATCTCGAAAGCTTTGCGTATCGAGGGGTTTGAGACCGAGGAGACGATCTCCTTGTCGTGGGAACCGCCGGATCACGTGTCGCTGTCGGAGAAGTATGACGCCGCGGTGAAGGCGAAGGGTGCGGGGGAGTCATGGAAGTCGATTGCCCGCAACATTCTTGGCTACTCGCCGGAGCAGATCGAGCAGGATGCCTTAGATCTGGCTGACGAGCAGCTGATGAGTTTCGTGGACAACGCGAATGCCCGAGTCTGATCGCCTTCTGATCGGCTACCAACAGGCCGTTGCGGACGTCCGCGCGCGGGTGATGAACTACGCCAACGCAATCTGGGGTGGGCTTCCCGCGTTCCGTGATGCTCAGGCAGAGAGGCTGATTGCCCGACTGGTGCCGATGGTGACGGCGGGACAACTTCAAGTCGCGAATCTGACGTCCAGTTATATTGCCCGTGCTGTATCAGGTGGAGTTCCGCTTCCAGTGGATCGAGACGGGGTTACCCGTGGCCGTGGGGTGGACCCCGAACTGTTGTACCGGAGGCCTTTTGAGCAGGTATGGGCCGACCTTTCCGAATCCGCACCGCTGGATGCGGCAGTCGCGGCCGGGGCCACACGGTTGATGCATCTGGTGGCGACGGACATGCAGATGGCGAAGGTACGGCAGGCCGACGCGTCCCTCCAGGCTGCTGGAGTCAAGGCGTACCGGCGGGTGCTGAACGGCCCCAAGAACTGTGCTCTCTGTGTCATCGCCTCTACTCAGCGCTATCACGTTGGTGACCTGTCGCCCATACACCCTGGATGTGACTGTTCGGTCGCTCCCGTGAAGTCGGATTGGAACGGCGACCGGGTGATCGATCCGGATCTACTCGAGGACACACACAAGCAGGTGCGGGAACTTACCGGCGCCGACAATCGCGCCGCCCACGACTACCAGAAACTTCTCCTGGTCCGCGACCACGGAGAGATCGGCCCCGTCCTCACATGGCGGGACCAGAACTTCAAAGCCGCCTAGAGCTTCCCTCGCACACCAGTGCGGGGATTTTGAGCGCCGCAACGGCGCACCATCCGACGAAACGTCAGGAGCAACATGCCCGAGGAAACTGCTGCCGCCGAAACGGTTGACCAGCAAGACGACCGACCGCCGAGGTTGAGACCACCGACAGTGAGCCCACGCTCAGTGTGGAGGATCTCATCGCTGAACGCGACAAGTGGAAGTCGCTGTCTCGCGAGAACGAGAAGGGCCGGAAGGCGAACGCCGACAAGGCCCGCAAGTACGACGAACTGCTGGCGCAGAAGGAACGCGACGAGCAGACCTGGCAGGAGCGGGCCGAAAAGGCCGAAGCTGCCCTCGCTGCAAACACGAAGCAGCGGGAACGCGACAACCTCGCCAAGAAGATCGTGGAAGGCACCGATGTGCCCGCGGATCTACTCGTCGGTGACACCGAGGAGGAGATGCGCGCCCATCTCGACCGCCTGCAATCGTTCCGCGGACCCAAGCA encodes the following:
- a CDS encoding large terminase, with translation MNSPYIPMLAVSVEQVEELAYGALKYIVEEGPDADLFDSTLDRIVRLNDHGRADGKAVALSNNPGSRDGARTTMNCFDEPHRLYLPRQLKAHQTMDANLPKRPLDDPWSLYVGTAGQPGQGSVAEEIHIEATQIAEGKIQRPDLFYLYRTDDDPERDLSDKDERIRAIAEATGPIGEFGPGQFDEIASKWDRPGADGPYLERVWLNRWKRQGDQAFDMKKIKPGLCRSGERIPKGGFITLGFDGARFRDATALVATSIDTGLQELLGLWERPDDDDLEDDGWEVNEAEVTAAVEDAMTRYAVWKMYADPPHWTETVGSWAAKWPDRVEEWWTARVKPMAYTLREYREAIDSGSITFGGEHSHEDFVRHLGNAGRKELKIVDDEGKPLDVLQKQDGRADLKFDAAMASVLSWKACLDARKSGARPPRPVGMPRRIY
- a CDS encoding phage portal protein — protein: MIPVTPAEWLPVLTARLDAAQPRISLLRRYVDGDAPLPEMGKNVRASWQRFQRQSRVNLATKISSSLAERLIPNGIDVGSNTDSDVVAAAQRIWRDNRIKGVVAKEATHHMLNYATSYMTAWVGDNGHAVITADSPEMMYAATDPLQPWKARAAIRWWRDSDAETDFAIVWCQIGWQLFSRSVWVNPARWWSGASATTVPVRISGMRRQSSSSPARGRRWWC